ATTACCTCCCATTATTTGAAACCGTTTTCTTTACATGACTATCATAATCAATTTTTCCCCAACAAAACTCCCAATTTTTTTTAAAAGAGAATCATTTTTTGAAAGTTTTCGCTAGAAATCCTATTATACATACAACTGGGACTAAAAAAATACTATTAGAATCAAGAGTTAAATTCTTGATTTAACAGTATTTATTTAATCATTCTCACTTTTTCAGATTTTCAACTCATTAATTCGAGACTTGATTTGCTTCAAATCATAACTAGAAAAGAAGTCCGAGGTGACATAAATTTCTGTCCCTTTCGGATACTCCGAAAAAGCTAAATTATTTGTAATTACTAAATCATAATTACGTTGTTTTTTATATTCTTCTACCGTAATCCCCGTTACATTTTTTAAATTCAATTCTAGCATCTGTGTTAAAATCTCCGTGTGCATCTCCATTAAATTTAAATCAATGCCAATATGCAATTCTTTTGAGATCTTAAAATCCACAATTGATAGCACACTGGAGTATTCTAGTAACGTCAATCCCTGTAGTGTATTCAAACTGGTGGCTTTCTGATTGAAATTAGCCAAAGCTGTCGTTAATAACTCTTCCGACAGGTTTTTTAAATTTTTTCTCCAAACTTTACTTTCTTGCGCCAAAAAATCTTCTCGGTCATAAATTTCAAGTGCTCCCTCAAAAAAATACAAAGTACCATTAATTTGCGAGAGATAATAACTAATTTTTCTTTCCAATGCGAGACTAGGCTTAACGGGTAAATAGTAGTGGAGCACCGTCTCTCTCAAAAGTGTATCGACTAAAGCCGTCGGAGTTCGACGACTCCGAATTAAATCATAATTAATAAAATCCTTCTCAGATAAAATTGATTGGGTTGTTAAAAAGATAAAATGGAGCATGCTCTCTTCTTCTCCCACTTCAATAGAATAACGACTAAAGTAAAGTAAAATCAACTGTCTTACTTGCTTATAAAGCCGATCATTTTCATAAAGCTTTAATTTTTTCTGACTATTTTTATAGATTTTTTCAGATATATTCGCTCGTTTTTTACTAATTGCAAACCACAAATGAACTCTAATTCGGCTAAAATCACTAATTTTTATGTCTAATTCTTTTTCAAAGCCATTGATTAAATTATGGATTTGGGCAGGTAATACCGTTTCTTGAAATTTTTCATTAGGTGTCACGAGCCAATACAGCTGGAAATAAAAATAACGTATTTGCAATTCCTCTCCATGAAGGCTTCCATTCTTGATTTGAATATTGAATTCTTTAAGTAGGTCATTGCTCTCTTTTATTTTTCGAAACAAAGAAGATTCACTAATCGATAAATCATTGGTAATTTTAACAGCCGTAAATTTTTGATGTTTAAAAGCATAATCTATTAATTGGAATTTAAGTGATCGTTTTACATAATCAGTATAGACCGTCACGATAGAAAAATGATTGCTCACAAATAGTTCAATTTTAGAACCATCTGATTTCACACGACAATCGCCTTGATATTCAGACAAATACGACTCTAATTCTTCCAAATAACTCTCTAATGATGCTTTCGAAATTCCTAAATAGTTACGTAGATCCTCATAAGAAATCTTGCCATTCTCCAGAACTAATTTTTTCAAAATAGCAATTTGTAATCCTTCTTTTTTCTCTAAAAAATCCTCAATCCTCATCTACTTTCACCTAATCTTTCATTAAGCCTAGCTGATTCGTTACATCATACACCGGACTCCAAGCCGGATGAAAATAATAATCTTTTTGAGCAAGTTCTTCGACAGTAATCCCCATCTGAATTCCCAAGGATAGCGTGTTAATTTTTTCTAAAATATTTGATTTAGAAATGAATTGTGCACCTAATATTTTTCGAGTCGCTTTATTATAAAGTAATTTCCCTTTGATGGGCTCTTGATTAAATAGAGAACTTGATTGAGTCACATATGTTGTTGAAATTTCTTCATCAAAGAAAATACTTTCCGCCTCGGTCATTCCAGTACTAGCTATAAAATAATCAAAAACTTTAGTCCCAATTGTTCGAGCACTGCCAATAAAAACAGTTTGAGGCTCTACTAAATTATCAACTACCACAACCCCCGCTCGCACAGCATTATTCGTCAACGATACATAAAAAGTTTCACTTGATAAACTTGAAGGAATTTGGATGCAATCCCCAATAGCAAAAATATTTTCCACCGAAGTTTTCAAATACTCATCCACAAAAATGCTGCCATCTTCATGACATCGGATTGTTGGATCTAAATAAGGAAGATTAGGTTTCACACTTAGTGCAAAAACCGCACACTCGCTTTCTATTTCCTGATTATTCGTAGTCAATATAACACGATTTTCTATTTCTTTAATCTCTTGGACGGTTTCATTAAAGTAAGAAATAACCCCTTTATTTTTCATTTCCAGCAGTAAGGGAGCTAACATTTCTTGATCAAAATATTTCACTAAAATTCCGCTCATACTTTCAATTAACTGAACTTTCTTATTTTGTCTGACTAGGCAATCTGCCATTTCAACACCGACTTGTCCACCACCAACAATTGTAAATGTCTGATTTTCGTTAACTAAAGCTAGTGCTTCTTGGGCTTTTTCTATTGATTTATATTTCAAAATTCTTTCGGAATCAATTCCTTTAATTCGATAAGAATTTTGAGTAGAGCCTGTTGCTAAAATCAATTTATCATAGGCTATATTTTTAAGTATATTTTGGTTCTCATAACTAATTATTTGATTTTCTATATCCATTTTTTTAACTTCTGCAGCTAGAATCAAGTGAATATTATGTTCCTCGATTTCTGCCTCAGAAATAAAGTAGGCCTGTTGAAGACTTTCAATCTCGCCATTTAAAATCAAATGGAGCGCACTAGGGATGAATCCAATAGTATTTTTCTTTTCAAGTAACACAATTTCTGCTTTTGGGAATTTTTTTCGCGCTGTTACAGCTGCTGTCACTCCAGCAAAAGAACCACCGACAATAACGATTTTCATAAAACTCCTCCTTCACACTCTACTTGAAACATAGCAGAATGATTTATTTTGGTCAATCATTACCTACTTAATTTATTTTATTCTTATAAAAAAATGGTTAAAAAAGGCATCTCTTATAGTAGAGATGCCTTTATGTTATTGAAATATGACTTCGTACTATTGATACATTTCTGGTTTTAAAACAGCTACATAAGGTAAATTACGGTAGCGTTCCGCAAAATCAATTCCGTACCCAACAACAAATTCATTGGGAACTAAAAAACCTACATAATCAGCTTTGATGTCGACAACTCGTCCTTCTGGTTTATCTAACAACGTAACAAGTTTAACCGTATTGGCTCCACGTCGCTTAAATAAACTCACTAGGTACTCTAAAGTTCGACCACTATCAATGATATCTTCAACAATAATAATATCACGATCGGCTGCACTTGCACTTAAATCTTTAATAATTTTGACTTCTCCTGATGAAATAGTTGAATTGCCATAACTCGACACATCCATAAAGTCAATTTCTACATTAATATCCATTGCTTTAGCTAAATCCGTCGTAAAAAAGATAGCTCCTTTTAAAATGCCAACCAATAAAGGTTTTTTATTGCGATAATCCTCAGTTAATTCTTTACCAAGTTCAGTCGTTCTTTGAGCTAGTTCTTCCTTTGAATAAAGAACCTTTAGAATATCATTTTGTATCATTTAGTTAAATCTCCTTTGAATTTCAAGCTTTCTTCGTTAAAAAACGTTCACTTATATTTTAGCAGTTTTGCTTAAGATACACAATTTTGATTATAAACTCATTACTCTTTAAGCATCCGCACGTAAATCCAATTGATAGTAATCTAAATCCAAAAATTGATTGAACTTATAGCCGACTGCTTTCAACGTACCACAATAAGTAAAACCTAATTTTTTATGCAAATGAATACTACCAGGATTCCCATGATCGATTCCACCAATCATCACCCAATAATCAGCTACTTTAGCTAATTTAATGAGTTCGATTAACAGTTTTTCACCGATGCCCTTACCTTGATGTGCTTCGCCAACATAGATAGAATGTTCAATTGTATAACGAAAAGCACTTTTCTCTCTAAACGGACCATAAGTCCCATATCCTGCAACAATTCCATCTTCTTCAAAAACAATCAGCGGAATCTCCTTTTGTCGCTTTTCATTAAACCAGGCTAACTGTTCCTCAATCGTATGAATTTCTTCATC
This Carnobacterium maltaromaticum DSM 20342 DNA region includes the following protein-coding sequences:
- a CDS encoding helix-turn-helix domain-containing protein, with protein sequence MRIEDFLEKKEGLQIAILKKLVLENGKISYEDLRNYLGISKASLESYLEELESYLSEYQGDCRVKSDGSKIELFVSNHFSIVTVYTDYVKRSLKFQLIDYAFKHQKFTAVKITNDLSISESSLFRKIKESNDLLKEFNIQIKNGSLHGEELQIRYFYFQLYWLVTPNEKFQETVLPAQIHNLINGFEKELDIKISDFSRIRVHLWFAISKKRANISEKIYKNSQKKLKLYENDRLYKQVRQLILLYFSRYSIEVGEEESMLHFIFLTTQSILSEKDFINYDLIRSRRTPTALVDTLLRETVLHYYLPVKPSLALERKISYYLSQINGTLYFFEGALEIYDREDFLAQESKVWRKNLKNLSEELLTTALANFNQKATSLNTLQGLTLLEYSSVLSIVDFKISKELHIGIDLNLMEMHTEILTQMLELNLKNVTGITVEEYKKQRNYDLVITNNLAFSEYPKGTEIYVTSDFFSSYDLKQIKSRINELKI
- a CDS encoding FAD-dependent oxidoreductase, which codes for MKIVIVGGSFAGVTAAVTARKKFPKAEIVLLEKKNTIGFIPSALHLILNGEIESLQQAYFISEAEIEEHNIHLILAAEVKKMDIENQIISYENQNILKNIAYDKLILATGSTQNSYRIKGIDSERILKYKSIEKAQEALALVNENQTFTIVGGGQVGVEMADCLVRQNKKVQLIESMSGILVKYFDQEMLAPLLLEMKNKGVISYFNETVQEIKEIENRVILTTNNQEIESECAVFALSVKPNLPYLDPTIRCHEDGSIFVDEYLKTSVENIFAIGDCIQIPSSLSSETFYVSLTNNAVRAGVVVVDNLVEPQTVFIGSARTIGTKVFDYFIASTGMTEAESIFFDEEISTTYVTQSSSLFNQEPIKGKLLYNKATRKILGAQFISKSNILEKINTLSLGIQMGITVEELAQKDYYFHPAWSPVYDVTNQLGLMKD
- the hpt gene encoding hypoxanthine phosphoribosyltransferase, which gives rise to MIQNDILKVLYSKEELAQRTTELGKELTEDYRNKKPLLVGILKGAIFFTTDLAKAMDINVEIDFMDVSSYGNSTISSGEVKIIKDLSASAADRDIIIVEDIIDSGRTLEYLVSLFKRRGANTVKLVTLLDKPEGRVVDIKADYVGFLVPNEFVVGYGIDFAERYRNLPYVAVLKPEMYQ
- a CDS encoding GNAT family N-acetyltransferase, which encodes MIRLATVIDIPAILAIYNQAILKTTATYDEEIHTIEEQLAWFNEKRQKEIPLIVFEEDGIVAGYGTYGPFREKSAFRYTIEHSIYVGEAHQGKGIGEKLLIELIKLAKVADYWVMIGGIDHGNPGSIHLHKKLGFTYCGTLKAVGYKFNQFLDLDYYQLDLRADA